The window CAGCAATCCCAGATATTAAGCAATATTATAATAAAAGTATTTTTACTTCTCCATATGGCTATGGTTGGGAATTAAAGGATAAAAAATTGATTTATATAAATGAAACAGGTGATGTTGCACGAACTGCTAAAATAATTTTTAACGTATCAAATGATTTAGTCGTGGCAACAAACGGTTATGAAATAAAGGAAAATGAAAAGAGAGAATTAGAAAATAAAGGGATAAATGTGATTACGGATAAGATTAAAGAAATGAAAGGACATAATGGGGTATTGAGAAGTATCACCTTTCAAGATGGGTTAGAAATTGAGCGGGAAGCAGGCTTTATTACCCCATCGATTTATACAACAAATACCATTGGTCAAGGATTTTCTTGTGATTTAGATGAACGTGGGTTAATCGTTGTTGATCATTTCGGAAGAACATCAGAAAAAAATGTGTATGCAGCCGGCGACGCTGCTCAACCTGCACCAACAGAAATTGTTCTTTCAGAAGCAACGGGAATTCAAGTAGCAATAACAATTAATTCAGATATTTCAATTGAAAAATTTTAAAAAATTTAGAGCTTTTTACTCAAGGGGTGGCCTTTACTTAGGATGGTTCGACGTGATAAAGATATCTGAGCACAAACAATCATGATCATCTCGTAGAGCTTGCCTCCATTTTTTTATCTGTTTTATCTGGATAATACCAAAAGAGTCAAAATTTAATTTAATATTAAATCAATGGAACATGTTTTTTATCAACTTTTTGAACTCGCTCTTTATTTAAGTATTAAGATGTCTTTCTTAGAACTGTGAGGAAAAACATCATTAGCATACTCCCATCTTAAAAGGTGGTGAGATGAATGTGATTGAAGTTCCTATTCAGTGGTTCTAAACACCTACTGAATGAAGATAAAGCCCTTTTTGAGCCTTTAAATATGAACGACACAACAATCGTTGATAGCTATCCTATCAATATTCCAGTTGCTCGTGGTTACTTGAAGAATGAGCAAGGGGCATATGAAATTTATGAAAGTCCTTGGGAACATACTGGCGATGGAGCGGTTCATACAAATGTTGAGGACTTAGTAAAATGGGGACAAAACTTCGCTACGGGTACTGTTGGTGGGAAAGAGCTTGTTAAAAGAATGGGAGAGGTAGACCCGAAACTTCTTCAGCTGGTGAGTTAATTATTGATAATGAAGACTATGCTTTTGGCTTGTCTATTGGCAAAGCTTTTGAAAATCATTACTTGGAACATTCAGGACTCTGGGCTTGGCTACCCTTCACACTTTATGCGCTTCTTAGAAGAACATTTAACGATTGCAGTATTAAGTAAATATGAGGATTTTGATACTGAAAAATATGCTAAAAAAATAGCAGAAATTATTTTAGGAAAAAGCGACAAAAATAATGGTTGATTATTAAACTTTGTTGAAGAATTCAGTGAAATTAGTTTTTCAGTATTATATCTCATAGTAAGTTCCCCAACAGAAGTATGTATTATTTAATTTTGCGATTATGAGGAGGTCGGTCATAGAATCATGAGGTTTTTTGAAATGTTACTAATTATTGTCAATATTTTTCTATTAGTTTGGTTCATATTTGCTAAGAACAAATCGCAGCGTCAGTTGCTTATTGGTTTTGGTATTTCCGCCATCATTACATCGCTACATGGCGTTATTGAAGGTGTACGTTGGCAAATGATTCCTGCCTATACGGTGACAGTAGTTCCACTAGTAATTCTAGCCAACAGATTGATATCCAAGCCTGATGAGGGACTAGCCAACAAGAAATCCACTGCAAAGCTGATTACGCTATCAACGCTATCTGTGATTTATTCTGCCATAGCAGTGACTCTACCAACTATATTTCCAGTGTTCACCTTTGAGAAGCCCTCAGGTCCGTACAAAATTGGTACAGTAACCTATGATTGGCGGGATAATCAGCGGGAGGAAACTCTATCACCCGTATCTGGCGACAAGCGAGAGTTAATGGTACAAATTTGGTATCCTGTTGATGCCAAGGCTGAAGGTGAGGCGGTTAAATATCACTCTGATGAAGATGTATTTGCCGAGGCGTACAGTAAAGTGATGGATTTACCTAAAATAATATTTACAAATTTTGGCTACATCAAAACGAATTCCATTGAGAATGCGATGATATCTAATCAGGAATCCTCTTATCCTGTACTAATTTTCTCACATGGGTTTAATGGACATAAAAATCAGAACACTTTTCAGATCGAACAATTAGTAAGCCGTGGATATATTGTCGTAAGTATAGATCACACATACAGTAGCGTAGTTTCTATCTTTTTAGATGGACGAGTGGCTAATTATATACCGCAAGATTCGGATTCAGTTACTTATTGGAATGAAGCTAATGAAGTTTGGGTGGAAGATGCTAAATTTGTAGTGGATCAAGTAGAAAAGTTGGCCAAAGCTGATCCAGACCATCGTTTTACAGGTCGAATGGATATGCAAAATATAGGTATGTTTGGTCATTCATTCGGTGGAGCAACAGCTACTCAGATGGTCATGAGAGATTCTAGAATTCAAGCAGCTATCAACATGGATGGTTTTCCATATGGCAAACGTCCAGTTTCCGCAAAAGGGTTGAAGAAACCATTTATGATGATGACTGCCGATGAAGGCGCAGGTACTGAGGACTTCGCCGGACTTATAGAGGCAATTTTATCGAAGGATAAGAATGCTGTATATAATAAAAATTATTGGCTTCAAATTAAAAATATGACGCATATGGGTTTTTCTGATTTTTACTTGTTTTCGCCATTATATGAAAAGATGGAGGGAGTCGATATACGAAGGGCTCACCACCTTATTAACGATTACTCACTGGATTTCTTCGATCACTATTTAAAACAACAGCCATTTAAGTTATTAGAACAAACCATCGGCGATCACCCGGAATTTACTTTACAAACAAATTAATGTGAAAAATGGAAAGGTGATATTGACCTCTCACCTATAATGGCGATGAATGGATGGAAAAAGAAAAAGTTCCAGTTACTCTAAGTAAATAAGTTATTTTAAGGTGAGAGGGGGAGTCGAACATGACAAAAACGCAAATAACAATCGAGCCAATGCAGGCCAAGTACAATTCACGGGTCGGCCAATTACTTGTTCACGGATTTAGCCGCTACGCCAGGCAGTCCGGTTCTTCGGAGGTCTGGGAGAGGAGTTAAGTACACTCCTTTTCTAAAGTAATTTGGATATTTTTAGTATTTGCAGGAATATTATTTACAATGTACACCGTGTTTTCATCTGATTATAAAAACAAGAGTGAAGGTGATTCACCCTGGGAATTAAGTTGGTTAGATTATGAAGAACTTCATAAACTTTCTACAGGTCATTCACAAACAATTGCTATTATTGATACTGGTATAAATTCTATATACAGTGGAAATCTAAAGTTTGAAAAATCGTTAGTAGATAAAACTATTGAAGATACCGATGGTCATGGTACTATGATGTACTCAATAATTAAAGGTATTAATGCCAATATAGAAGGTATAAGCCCTAATGTACAAATAATGGTAATTAAAGTGATGAATGATGATAATTCAGTTGCACCAACAACTATAAAGAATGCTATTGAATTAGCTATCCAAAAAGATGCCTCTATTATTAATTTAAGTATTGCTAGTCATTTTGAAGATACAGATATTACCGAAAAAATAAAATCAGCGGTTAATAAAGGTATTACAGTGGTAGCATCCTCAGGGGATTACAGTAATACCGAATTGATATATCCTGCAATTTTAGATGAAGTTGTTTCAGTCGGGGCAATTGATGCTTCAGTAAATGTACTTGATTTAACAAGCGGTTCCAAAGCAACAACTATTAATGCACCAGGCCATGAAATATCAACAATCAATTTAAATGAAACATTAATAAAAACCAGTGGTACATCACAAGCAACTGCTTTAATATCAGGCTATATTGCACTATTAAAAGATTATGCTTTTTTGAAAAATAAAAAGTTGTCCAATGATATTATAATATCATTACTAGAATCTATTAATAGTCAAGAATTAACGTACTTACAAGCATTAGAAAAGATTGATTCATTATACCTTATCAAATCAACGTGAGGTGTTTATCTTGTTTATCTTATGGGACAAGAGTGAGTTATCCAATAGAAGTGAAAATGAAGGCGATTGAAATGCGTTTTGCAGGCAAATCAGTAAAAGGAGTTATGGCAAAATTAAATATTCCCTATAATTCTGTTCCAACAGCATGAACCTTGTACTATTGTTATCTTTTTATTTTTTGACAATACAATTGGCTTTGGTGGATTAACGTAATTTAATTTAAACTTAATGTCCGTATCTTTATAAACACAATCGATTTGGTGATTCGTGCAGACTTGTACAATGTGAATACCCTTCCAATAATTAAATGATTGGAAGGGTATTGGTTTTAGAAAGTTGGAATGAAATGAAGGTATTACCTATATACGTCCGGTTAAGTCAAAGAGAAATTTCTAAAGGTTTTTTATTTATATCTTACCTTCTGCAATCCAGGGCATAAAGCCGTCTAAAAATCTTTCTGTAGCTGGCATGAAATAAGCCCCAAAATGATAATCCGGATCTAATGTAGTAATAATTAAAGTCCCCTTCGTGCTGATTTTATCAACATACATAACAGCGCCACCATCTTCGGTTGTGATTAGTTTATCAACGCCATTTGGTGGCCAAAATACACCGTGCTGATGCCAAGTTGCATCGTTTAATGTCAAATAATTAAACAAATCATAGTGAGGAGCAGCTAATACTAAACCACTTTTCGCTCCTTCTTCAAGCCACCACCAGAAATTCGTTTCGCGCTCCTCCCATTGTTGGTTCGGAAGCCATTCCCAAGGTTGTGGACCAAATGCAATCACAATTCCACCGTTATCAGCGAAGATACGAACTTTGTCTGCAGCACGAAGCAATAATTTATCATTTAGTTGAGAAGGGAAAAAAAGTACGTCAAATTCATCTAATGCTGTTTGTTCGAATTCTGGGAAATAGATGAGTTGGGTTATATATTTATTGAATTTAGGTTCATTAAATGTACGGTTATGAGGGGCATTGCCACTGATAATCACTGCTATTTTTCTCATGCGTTTTTACTCCCTTGGTGTAAAGCTTGAATTTCTAGATGAATCCATTGTAATAATTGTTCACTGATGCGGTCAGTTGTTTTGTTTTGTTTGTAATACCATATTAGGTCTTTACCTGCATGTACTAAAATGGTGCCTTTTGTAGTTTTGCGGTCAATATATGTGACAGGTTCATTGTTTGGCAATGTGACTAGTACTTCAGCATCTGCTGGAATTGGATGATGGCCACGTGCAAAGAAGCCAGAAACGCCTTTGTTGTATGTCATATCGTCAGGGTTAACTCCTGCAAATATCCCTTGATCCTTTAAGATAGTAAGCGCGTAGTCAGTATAGTGATTAATAGTTTTCGGGATGAAATGACTAGCGCCAGGTAACCAATCAATATAAAGATGTCCACAGAAAATAATTACTTTTTGATCATTTAAAAACTGCTTGATCAATCCTTTATGTTTAGCTAGAAAGCGTTGGTCAACGAATTCTGGAATAATCAGTGCTTGAATAGAAGATAAATCTGTTTTAGCTAAATCATATTGATCAAGCATTGTCATACTGTCATTGATAAACGGGTTAGTTCTACGTTCAAGTCCAAACGCATTGCCTGGATCTAATATTAAAATCTCTTTATTAGTAGTCATATTAATCCTCCAAAAAGCTTGTGAATGGTGAGTCTGTCCATAATTGATTTTATCTTATCATTAATGATAATCATTATCAAATAGATTTTAGATAAAAAACCATTCAAGAGGAAACAACAAAAGATTACTAATGTTGTATGTTGAAAAATGTCGAAAAGTGTTGACTACAGGGATGAGTATCCTGTAAAGTATAATTGATATTGATAATCATTATCAATTATATAAATGAGACACAATTTTAGGAGAGTTGAACAAATGAATTGGAAATACCCATTATCAGCAATAGCTATTTCCGCGTTATTAGTAGGTTGTAACCAGTCGGATAATGCTAATAAATCGCCATTTAAAGAAACAGCAGAAACGAAAGAAGAAACGATTATAAAGGATGAATTAAATCGGGAAGTAAAAATTCCAATAAATCCTGATCGTGTTGTAGTGGGAGGTATTCTTCCGTATTTCTCAACTTGGTATGTTGCAACTAATTCTACAAAAGAAATCGTTGGTATGCATCCAAATTCATATAATGCAGCTTCTCATTCAATCTTAAAAGATATTTCACCAGATATACTAAAAGCGGATACATCTTTTATTAAAAATGGTGAATTAAATATTGAGGAATTAATGAAGGTTGATCCGGAAGTCTATTTTGAAATCGCATCGGACGAAAAATCAATAAATAAACTAGAGGAAGCAGGGGTTCCGACAGTTGCACTACAGGCAACAGCTGATTCTGATGATCCATTAGAAATATTAAATCGATGGTTAACATTAACTGGTAAAATAACAGGAACAACAGATAGACCTGAACAAATTATTGAAGAGGGTAAAAAGAATCAACAAGAAATTAATGATAAGCTTGCAAATGTTAAAAAAGAAGATAAGCCACAAGTGATGATTCTTCAATACCATAGTGAAAAAGAAATTTCAGTAGCTGGATCTAATATGCATGGAAATCGATGGATTAAGGCAACGGGTGGTATAGATGTTGCAGAAGCGGAAATTCAAGGTATTAAAGCAGTCAATATGGAACAATTGTATAAATGGGATCCAGATATTATCTACATTACAAACTTTACTGAAACACAGCCAAAGGACTTGTTCAATAACACGATTAAAGGACAAGACTGGAGTCAGTTAACAGCAGTTAAAAATAAGCAAGTGTATAAAGTGCCACTAGGTATTTATCGTTGGTATCCACCAAATGGAGATGCACCTCTTATGTTAAAATGGATGGCACAGCATAATCATCCAGAAATATTCGATTATAATATGACAGAAGAAATTCAAAAATACTACTCTAAATTCTATAACTATGATGTAACAGAAGACCAAGTAAAAGACATATTAAATCCATCTTCGGAAGCTGCAAAATATTAAGAGAACAACTAGTGAAGGTGAATTGAAATGAAAAAAATAATTGGAAATGGGTGCTATAATGGCTATTACCAATACTGTTTACTTTCTTGTTACTATAGGCGCTCAAGATTCTTTCATTAAGCTAAAACAAAAAGTAGTAAAGCTTCTTCAAATTTAATAGGAGATACCAAAGAGGGATTGAGAGGAGTAGTCTTTTAATTCATCATACGGGTGGTTTAGTGGATAATATGGAATTAGCTGAAAAAGAAGGGTTTTCAGATAAGGAAAAATTAACTGCTGAACAATCTCTAGAACATCTTGAAAATCATCAAATGGCAGATTTTCCAGTCGGAACAAAATTTGAGTATAGTAACACAGGGTATTTTTTATTATCTTTAGTAGCTGAAAAAGTGAGCGGAAAATCTCTTCGCGAATTTTCGAAGAAACGTATTTTTGAACCTTTAAAAATGAATGACACAACAATCGTGGATAGTTATCCTACCAATATTCCAGTCGCTCGTGGTTACTCGAAGATGGAGCAAGGTGCATATGGAATATATGAAAGTCCTTGGGAACATACCGGAGATGGAGCGGTCCATACAACGGTTGAGGACTTAGTAAAATGGAGACAGAACTTCGTTACAGGTACTGTAGGTGGGAAAGAGCTTGTGAAAAAAATGGGAGAGATAGGTCCAAAAACTACTCCAACGGGTGAGAACATTATTGATAATGAAGACTATGCTTTTGGCTTGTCTTTTGGTGAAGATTTTGATAGTCATTACTTAGAACATTCAGGAGGTTGGGCTGGATATCAATCGCAATTTATCCATTTCCCAGGGGAACGATTGACTATCGTGGTACTCAGTAATTATGAAGAATCAGAACCTACAATATATGCAAATAAAATAGCAGAAATTGTTTTAGGAAAAAGCGCAAAAAAGTAATGATTGATTATTGAACTTTTTGAAGAATGCAGCGGAGTGAGCGTTTAAATCAGTGCCTTAATTATTTTTACCCAATCGATTTCATGTTTCTAGAAAAGGAGGTTAACGCTTATGAATCATAAAGAATTAAAAAAGATAGCAGCTGCAGTTACTTCACCTACAGAATTAAATGATTTTGTTCAGTACGGAAGTGTTGGTGCAGCCATTGAAACCGTAGATGGTAATTTCTATACAGGGATTAACATAGATACAGCTTGTTCCATGGGTTTTTGTGCGGAGCATGCAGCGGTTGCAGACATGTTGAAAAATGGCGAATATCAAATAAAAGC of the Lysinibacillus fusiformis genome contains:
- a CDS encoding NAD(P)/FAD-dependent oxidoreductase, translating into MGIFDCAIIGGGPAGLNAALLLGRANRLVALVDTNNDHLAFELQESISRNGNAAIEFMQAAKEKLNQYPTIHSIVSQSVRAIKQSNNKLFKIYTEDGENFLAEKILLADGTKIQTAIPDIKQYYNKSIFTSPYGYGWELKDKKLIYINETGDVARTAKIIFNVSNDLVVATNGYEIKENEKRELENKGINVITDKIKEMKGHNGVLRSITFQDGLEIEREAGFITPSIYTTNTIGQGFSCDLDERGLIVVDHFGRTSEKNVYAAGDAAQPAPTEIVLSEATGIQVAITINSDISIEKF
- a CDS encoding alpha/beta hydrolase family protein, with amino-acid sequence MLLIIVNIFLLVWFIFAKNKSQRQLLIGFGISAIITSLHGVIEGVRWQMIPAYTVTVVPLVILANRLISKPDEGLANKKSTAKLITLSTLSVIYSAIAVTLPTIFPVFTFEKPSGPYKIGTVTYDWRDNQREETLSPVSGDKRELMVQIWYPVDAKAEGEAVKYHSDEDVFAEAYSKVMDLPKIIFTNFGYIKTNSIENAMISNQESSYPVLIFSHGFNGHKNQNTFQIEQLVSRGYIVVSIDHTYSSVVSIFLDGRVANYIPQDSDSVTYWNEANEVWVEDAKFVVDQVEKLAKADPDHRFTGRMDMQNIGMFGHSFGGATATQMVMRDSRIQAAINMDGFPYGKRPVSAKGLKKPFMMMTADEGAGTEDFAGLIEAILSKDKNAVYNKNYWLQIKNMTHMGFSDFYLFSPLYEKMEGVDIRRAHHLINDYSLDFFDHYLKQQPFKLLEQTIGDHPEFTLQTN
- a CDS encoding S8 family peptidase, producing the protein MFSSDYKNKSEGDSPWELSWLDYEELHKLSTGHSQTIAIIDTGINSIYSGNLKFEKSLVDKTIEDTDGHGTMMYSIIKGINANIEGISPNVQIMVIKVMNDDNSVAPTTIKNAIELAIQKDASIINLSIASHFEDTDITEKIKSAVNKGITVVASSGDYSNTELIYPAILDEVVSVGAIDASVNVLDLTSGSKATTINAPGHEISTINLNETLIKTSGTSQATALISGYIALLKDYAFLKNKKLSNDIIISLLESINSQELTYLQALEKIDSLYLIKST
- a CDS encoding phosphate starvation-inducible protein PhoH; translation: MTTNKEILILDPGNAFGLERRTNPFINDSMTMLDQYDLAKTDLSSIQALIIPEFVDQRFLAKHKGLIKQFLNDQKVIIFCGHLYIDWLPGASHFIPKTINHYTDYALTILKDQGIFAGVNPDDMTYNKGVSGFFARGHHPIPADAEVLVTLPNNEPVTYIDRKTTKGTILVHAGKDLIWYYKQNKTTDRISEQLLQWIHLEIQALHQGSKNA
- a CDS encoding ABC transporter substrate-binding protein, with product MNWKYPLSAIAISALLVGCNQSDNANKSPFKETAETKEETIIKDELNREVKIPINPDRVVVGGILPYFSTWYVATNSTKEIVGMHPNSYNAASHSILKDISPDILKADTSFIKNGELNIEELMKVDPEVYFEIASDEKSINKLEEAGVPTVALQATADSDDPLEILNRWLTLTGKITGTTDRPEQIIEEGKKNQQEINDKLANVKKEDKPQVMILQYHSEKEISVAGSNMHGNRWIKATGGIDVAEAEIQGIKAVNMEQLYKWDPDIIYITNFTETQPKDLFNNTIKGQDWSQLTAVKNKQVYKVPLGIYRWYPPNGDAPLMLKWMAQHNHPEIFDYNMTEEIQKYYSKFYNYDVTEDQVKDILNPSSEAAKY
- a CDS encoding cytidine deaminase family protein, with the protein product MNHKELKKIAAAVTSPTELNDFVQYGSVGAAIETVDGNFYTGINIDTACSMGFCAEHAAVADMLKNGEYQIKAFVAVDSEGNAVPPCGRCRELISQLSKENFEAVVEVENDTFVLLKEILPYDWKTNRGREW